The genomic stretch TGGCAATCCCCAAACAGGGACGTCACCTTGCTCGAACGACTCGCAATCGCGCGGCCACTGAATTGGCCACTGATGCCAGTAGACGCGAGCCGCACCGGCGAGCGGGCGGCCCGAGCGCAGCTCGCCTTCGCACCAGCTTCCCCCCAGCACGATCCACCGGGCCGCCGGCGCCTGGCGGCGCAGTCGTTCGATTGCTGCCGGTTCGTGTTGACTGGGACGAGCCTGGGCCAAGACGATCAGGTCGGGCGGTCCGCCGACGGCAATCTCCGCCGCGGCGGCGCGGATGCCCGGCACAAAGACCGCAGCCGCGCGCCGAGCGACGCCGGCGCAGGGTTGCCGAAACTCGGCCCGCCGCGCCGAACCGATCCACAGCAGACGGGGCATTGACACGCTGACGACTCCCTTCGCGGCCGGCCACGGTAGACGGTTCGCGTCAAACGGGCAACTGGCGTTCGCGCTCGTCGAGCAGCCGGCGGACGGCCTGCGGATCGGCGCACCCGCGCAGCGCTCCGAGGAAATCCGGCTCGCAGAGCAGCCGGCACAAGCGCGCGAGCGTCCGCAGGTGCTCGCGCTCGTCGGTCGAGCAGATGAGGAAGAAAATATCGGTCATGTGTCCGGCCGGATTGCCGAACGGAATGCCGTTGGGTGTGATGCCGAGGGCGAGCAGCGGCTGGGCCAGAATGCTCGGCATGGGTCGCCGGGGATGCAACAGCGCCACGCCCTGGTCGAGGGCCGTTGGATAAAGTTCCTCGCGCTGCTGCACCGTGGCCGTCATCTTTTCCGGATCCCAGAGATGCCCGGTGTTCGCGGCCAGCTCGACCATGCCGCGAATGACCGCGCCCCGTGTCCGCGCGGCCAACGGCAAGGCAATCGCCTCCGGCGCCAGCAGCGTCGTCAACAGCGGCTGCGCGTCGTCCGGCGCCTCGGGCCAAGGCGATTGCAGCACGGTCTCCATGTTCATCAATTCGGCGTCGGTCGAATGATGAATCTGCCGCTCCATCCACTGGTGAATCTCGGCCGGGGCGAATCGCCACGATCCGCCGACCTTGCGTCCCGGCAGCCGGTCCCGTTCGGCCATGCGCACGACGTCCCCCGGATCGAGCCGCAGGTATGCGGCCAGGGTTTCAATCGTGAAATCAGATTCTGCCATCGATCAATCGCCGGCCGGACGGGGTGCCGTGTTTCAAGGGGTGTGCAGAGCGAATTGTAGGCAATGGGGCCAACGCCAGGAATCGCCCGGCACGGGCCGGCTGCCGCAAATCGGCGGATTACAGCCGCGAACTATTCCCGGCTGCGGCCCAGGCAAAGTCGGGATTGATACCGCGGAGCATGGTTCCCTGCGACGGCCGGTTGCCGGCGGGCGTCGGCTGCTCGGTCCCGGCCGGTTGGTCGATGGGCCGGTCCTCGGCCGCGCGGACCTGAATGATCCACAGCATGCGAGGCTCATCCGCATCGTGCAGATTGCTGCCGTGAGGGACCAGGTAGTTCATGAACACCACATCGCCCGCCTCGGCCGGAAGTTCTTGGGCCCGCTCGAGCGGGTATTGCACCGGGTCGAGAATGTGACCGTCGTCGGCGACGTGCGGCAGCGGCTCGCGAATCCCGGGAATGACGCGAAAGCAGCCGCGGCTCGAACTGGTCGTCGTCAGGTGCACGAGCACTGTGCAGACGCTGTGTCGCGCGTGGGGAAAGTACGGTTGGTCCTGGTGCAAGGGAAACACGGCCCGATCTTCCCGGGTCTTGATGTTGATCTTCGAGTGGTGCAGTTGCACGTTGGGTCCGACGAGGTCGGCCATCGCTTCGGTGAGCCGCGGATCGGTGAGCGTCCGCGTGAACAAGGCCGAGTGCAGTTGCGGATCGCGCACCGTGCTCATTTTCTTCACGCCGAGGAAATTCGTATTCTGGGCCGCTGCGCCCTGTCCGCAGCGCTCCCACAAAGCGAGCGCCTCGTCTCGAAGTCGCGCGACCTCGGGCGGCGAGAAAAGCTGCCGGGCCACGGTGTAGCCATCTTGCCGGTACTGATCCACGAGTGCGGCGGAGAGCATGGTCGAACCCGTTCGATGAGGCGAAAGCGGTCGGCTGCCCGGCCTGGCGATGCGACCGCCGCCGGCCCCGGGCGTGGGACGCATGATAGCTGCGAAAACCGCGAGAATCACGTCAGGCGGACGAAGCGAAAAACGCGGCTTGACGCCAGATCACCGACTTCTCACAATCCGCCCCCAGCTTCGACCTGGGAGCGGGTGGTGTGAGCAGCCCCAGACCCTTGTGGGTCTGCTCGAACACCAAGCACGGTCCGCTCCTCCCCTCGCGTCGGAGTTCGCCTGAGGTGCTTGCGCCGTTCATGGTGGCGGCACCTGGTCTGTGTTCGTACGCTTTGCCCGCTTGACTATCCGTGAGGCATGGAGGCCTTGCGACATGGATCGGGGTGCGCAACCGCTGCGCGGGATCAGTCTCCGGCAGGTCCTGCCCGAGGCGGTGTTCTTTGGCGCCGACGACGTGCGGGTGCAAAGCTGTACCGCCGATTCGCGATCGTGTCGCCCCGGTGATCTGTTCGTTGCCCTGCGCGGGACGCAATGCGACGGGCACGACTACGCTCTCGAAGCCATCGGCCGCGGCGCCCAAGCGGTGCTGGCCGAGCGGCCGATTCCGGGCATTGCACGGCCGATGTGTCTCGTGCCCGATTCGCGCGTGGCTTTCGGTCGGCTTTGCCAGACGTTGGCCGGCGAGCCCAGTCGGCAGTTGAAGGTGATCGGGATCACCGGGACCAACGGCAAGACAACCACCAGTCTGCTCGTGGCCAGTATTCTGAATACGGCCGGATATCCCAGCGGCCTGATCGGCACGCTGGGCTGCTGCGACGGCGTCGAAATCGGGCCTGCCGAGCTGACCACGCCTTCGCCACCGGCGATGGCCGAATGGCTAGCGCGGATGGCCGCGAACGGCTGCACGCATGGCGTCGTCGAGGTGTCGAGTCACGCCCTGGCCCAGCATCGCGTAAGCGGGATCCAATTCGACGCCGTGGCCGTGACGAATGTATGCCACGACCATCTCGATTTTCACGGCTCGCTCGAGGAGTACCGTGCCGCCAAGGGGCGGTTGTTCGATCATCTATCGGTCGACGGCGTCGCGGTTGTCAACGCGGACGATGCGGTGTGCGCAGGTTACCTGTGCGAATACGCTGGCCCGGCGCTGACGTTTGGGCTGCATCGGCCGGCGGAAATCTGTGGGATGACGATCGAGCGACTCGTCAGCGAACAGACTTTCTTGTTGACGATCGGCAATGAGACCGTGCCGGTCCGCAGCAAGTTGATCGGTGCGCACAACGTCTACAACTGCCTGGCCGCGGCCGGTCTGGCGACGGTCTATGGCATCGACCTGGCGACGATCGCGCGCGGCATCGAGGAAGTCGACAAGGTGCCCGGCCGCTTGGAACGGATCGAGTGCGGTCAGCCGTTTGCCGTGTTTGTCGACTATGCCCACACGCCTGACGCGCTGGGGAACAGTCTCGATGCGCTGCAGCCGCTGGTCGAAGGTCGCTTGATTTGCGTGTTCGGGGCCGGCGGCGATCGCGACCGTGGCAAGCGCCCCCTGATGGGGCGGACCGTCGAGCAGGGCGCGCATGTGGCCATCGTCACGAGTGACAATCCGCGTCACGAAGACCCTCAAAAAATTGCCCGCGAAGTGCTGGCGGGATTTCGCGTGCCGCAGCGGG from Pirellulales bacterium encodes the following:
- a CDS encoding PTS sugar transporter subunit IIA produces the protein MAESDFTIETLAAYLRLDPGDVVRMAERDRLPGRKVGGSWRFAPAEIHQWMERQIHHSTDAELMNMETVLQSPWPEAPDDAQPLLTTLLAPEAIALPLAARTRGAVIRGMVELAANTGHLWDPEKMTATVQQREELYPTALDQGVALLHPRRPMPSILAQPLLALGITPNGIPFGNPAGHMTDIFFLICSTDEREHLRTLARLCRLLCEPDFLGALRGCADPQAVRRLLDERERQLPV
- a CDS encoding phytanoyl-CoA dioxygenase family protein, with the protein product MLSAALVDQYRQDGYTVARQLFSPPEVARLRDEALALWERCGQGAAAQNTNFLGVKKMSTVRDPQLHSALFTRTLTDPRLTEAMADLVGPNVQLHHSKINIKTREDRAVFPLHQDQPYFPHARHSVCTVLVHLTTTSSSRGCFRVIPGIREPLPHVADDGHILDPVQYPLERAQELPAEAGDVVFMNYLVPHGSNLHDADEPRMLWIIQVRAAEDRPIDQPAGTEQPTPAGNRPSQGTMLRGINPDFAWAAAGNSSRL
- a CDS encoding UDP-N-acetylmuramoyl-L-alanyl-D-glutamate--2,6-diaminopimelate ligase; this translates as MDRGAQPLRGISLRQVLPEAVFFGADDVRVQSCTADSRSCRPGDLFVALRGTQCDGHDYALEAIGRGAQAVLAERPIPGIARPMCLVPDSRVAFGRLCQTLAGEPSRQLKVIGITGTNGKTTTSLLVASILNTAGYPSGLIGTLGCCDGVEIGPAELTTPSPPAMAEWLARMAANGCTHGVVEVSSHALAQHRVSGIQFDAVAVTNVCHDHLDFHGSLEEYRAAKGRLFDHLSVDGVAVVNADDAVCAGYLCEYAGPALTFGLHRPAEICGMTIERLVSEQTFLLTIGNETVPVRSKLIGAHNVYNCLAAAGLATVYGIDLATIARGIEEVDKVPGRLERIECGQPFAVFVDYAHTPDALGNSLDALQPLVEGRLICVFGAGGDRDRGKRPLMGRTVEQGAHVAIVTSDNPRHEDPQKIAREVLAGFRVPQRARVILDRGEAIAAALSEARPGDCVLIAGKGHEDYQVVGDERLRFDDRAFVRQWLYEQGEQLGRHKAA